A stretch of DNA from Aerosakkonema funiforme FACHB-1375:
AAGATTTTGCAAAATTTTGGAATAAAGTTTGACATTCTCCGTGCAGTCATGCTGGCAATTTTTGATTTCACCAGCCAACCCTGCCATCAGTTTCCCTTCAGCTAGAGGTTACTTTTTCTGCACTTTCATTTTCCGTATGCCTTACGGTACAAATTTTTACCATCTGGAGTTCCTTAAGGCTATAGATTGCCCTACTCTCTGCACGGGAGGAAAGCCGCGCCATTAAACGTACTCGACAGTAAGAGCAAGCTGCTAGCTTTCGCTTTATGGTCAAATCAACCTCTCTGGCTACCCGCTCTCGGTCTTTCCTCAAAGCAGTATAGTCTTGATTCAGCTTATACCGGGATAAATCTTGCTTGTTTATCCAGAACTGAAGTACTTTATTTCTAAAAAACCCAAAGTTTTCGATAGCTCTGTCAATCGCTCGGAACGGCTCAGTTTTTCTGTTTAGTTTTGTTTGTCTCAGTAGCATTGCATCTATAAAATTTCTGTGTACTATAGCACATAATTATTACCTAAATGAGGAAAGATACATTTTATATAGCTATAAATAAATTTACCGATAAATGCCCAATAACTTTTCTAGACAATAATGTATAATTAGATACAGAATTTTGTAAAGTGGATACAGCATGGTGCGAGAGATCGCCAACAGAACAAACCATAACAGCCGTCGTTACTTGCCGCACTGACTCCGATATAATGAACCACTATGCTGAATTTAACCGGAAAAAACGCGCTTGTAACTGGCATTGCCAACAACCGCTCGATCGCTTGGGGCATTGCCCAACAACTCCATAAAGCTGGTGCTAATCTTGGCATCACCTACCTGCCCGACGAAAAAGGTCGTATGGAGAAGAAAGTTGCAGAACTGGTAGAACCGCTCAATCCCAGCTTGTTTTTGCCCTGCAACGTTCAAGATGAAGCCCAGATTCAAACAGCCTTTGACGCTATCCGCGACAAGTGGGGCAGGCTGGACATCCTGATCCATTGCCTCGCTTTTGCCAACAAAGATGATTTATCAGGAGATTTTAGCAAAACATCCCGGCAGGGCTTTTCCCTGGCTCTGGATGTGAGCGCTTACTCGCTGATCCAACTCAGTGGGGCAGCTAAACCCTTAATGACAGAGGGCGGTAGCATAGTCACCCTAACATACTTGGGCGGTGTGCGAGTAG
This window harbors:
- the fabI gene encoding enoyl-ACP reductase FabI, which encodes MLNLTGKNALVTGIANNRSIAWGIAQQLHKAGANLGITYLPDEKGRMEKKVAELVEPLNPSLFLPCNVQDEAQIQTAFDAIRDKWGRLDILIHCLAFANKDDLSGDFSKTSRQGFSLALDVSAYSLIQLSGAAKPLMTEGGSIVTLTYLGGVRVVPNYNVMGIAKAALEMNVRYLASELGPQNIRVNGISAGPIRTLASSAVGGILDMIHHVEKVAPLRRTVTQVEVGNTAAFLCSDLASGITGQILYVDAGYEIMGM